The Shewanella zhangzhouensis genome has a window encoding:
- a CDS encoding efflux RND transporter permease subunit has product MILTDLSVKRPVFASVISLLLIAFGLVAFDKLPLREYPHIDPPVVSIETNYRGASASVVESRITQLVEDRVSGVEGIRHISSSSSDGRSSVTLEFNINRDIEAAANDIRDRVSSMLNNLPEEADPPEIRKANGGDEVIMWLNLVSDSMNTLELTDYANRYLADRFSAVDGVAMLRLGGGKVYALRIWVDRQALAARNLTVADIESKLRSENVELPAGSVESKERHFTVRLERTFRTSEDFANLVLAQGDDGYLVKLGDVAKIELGSEEERIMFRGNRESMIGLGVTKQSTANTLEVARAVNKLVDQINPTLPPGMEIKRSYDSSVFIEASIKEVYTTLIIAMVLVILVIYLFLGSVHAMLIPAVTVPVSLLGTFIVLYALGYTINLLTLLAMILAIGMVVDDAIVMLENIHRRIEEGESPLVASFLGAREVAFAVVATTLVLVAVFMPITFLEGDLGKLFKEFAVTMSAAVMFSSLVALSLSPMMCSKLLRPSSESSWLVKKVDKGMDWLEHTYRSSLERTIRHPLAVSLTVIAALGLSVWMMQKVPQEFAPREDRGSMFLMVNGPQGASYEYIEKYMNEVEERLMPMVESGEIKRLLIRAPRGFGRSADFSNGMAIIVLEDWSARRNAFDIMNDIRGKLSDLAGVQAFPIMRQGFGRGVGKPVQFVIGGPSYEELAQWRDILLAKAAENPKLLALDHDYKETKPQFRVVIDRDRAADLGVSISHIGRTLESMLGSRLVTTFMRDGEEYDVIIEGDRAKQNTAQDLSNIYVRSDRTRELIPLSNLVHVEEFADASSLNRYNRMRAITIEANLADGYSLGEALDYLNDIVRTYLPAEAVVSYKGQSLDYQESGNSMYFVFVLALGVVFLVLAAQFESYIHPAVIMLTVPLATLGALIGLWLTGQTINIYSQIGIIMLVGLAAKNGILIVEFANQLRDRGVDFIEALLTASTQRLRPILMTGITTAAGAVPLVMAQGAGAETRFVIGVVVLSGIILATIFTLMVIPTAYALFARHSGSPDAVAQKLEAELVGKAKR; this is encoded by the coding sequence CAGCGGGGTAGAGGGTATTCGCCACATCAGCTCCTCTTCCAGTGACGGTCGTTCATCGGTGACTCTGGAATTCAACATCAACCGAGACATCGAAGCGGCTGCCAACGATATCCGTGACCGGGTATCGAGTATGCTCAACAACCTGCCCGAAGAGGCTGACCCACCGGAGATCCGTAAAGCCAACGGCGGCGATGAAGTGATCATGTGGCTCAACCTGGTGTCGGACAGCATGAACACGCTGGAGCTCACCGATTACGCCAACCGCTATCTTGCCGACCGCTTCTCGGCGGTTGACGGTGTGGCCATGCTGCGTCTCGGTGGCGGCAAGGTCTATGCGCTGCGCATTTGGGTTGACCGTCAGGCGCTGGCGGCCCGAAATCTGACGGTTGCCGACATCGAGTCCAAACTGCGCTCAGAAAACGTGGAGCTGCCGGCAGGCTCAGTGGAGTCCAAAGAACGTCACTTCACGGTGCGCCTCGAACGCACCTTCCGTACCTCGGAAGACTTTGCCAACCTGGTATTGGCCCAGGGTGACGATGGTTATCTGGTGAAACTGGGTGATGTGGCCAAGATTGAATTGGGCTCAGAAGAAGAGCGCATCATGTTCCGCGGTAACCGCGAGTCCATGATTGGCCTGGGGGTGACCAAGCAATCTACCGCCAACACCCTTGAGGTGGCGCGGGCGGTAAACAAGCTGGTTGACCAAATTAACCCGACTCTGCCACCTGGCATGGAAATCAAGCGCAGCTACGACAGCTCGGTGTTTATTGAAGCCTCCATTAAAGAGGTTTACACCACGCTTATCATTGCCATGGTGCTGGTTATTTTGGTGATTTACCTGTTTCTTGGCAGTGTTCACGCCATGCTTATCCCTGCGGTCACAGTGCCTGTGTCACTGCTGGGTACCTTTATCGTGCTCTACGCCCTTGGCTACACCATTAACCTGCTGACGTTGCTGGCGATGATCCTTGCCATCGGTATGGTGGTGGACGATGCCATTGTGATGCTGGAAAACATTCACCGCCGTATCGAAGAAGGGGAAAGCCCGCTGGTGGCCTCATTCCTCGGTGCCCGTGAAGTGGCGTTTGCGGTGGTGGCAACCACCCTGGTGTTGGTGGCGGTGTTTATGCCTATCACCTTCCTTGAGGGTGACCTGGGCAAACTCTTTAAAGAATTTGCCGTCACCATGAGCGCTGCGGTGATGTTCTCAAGCCTGGTGGCCTTAAGCTTAAGCCCCATGATGTGCTCCAAGCTGCTGCGCCCCAGCAGTGAAAGCTCCTGGTTGGTGAAGAAAGTCGATAAGGGTATGGATTGGCTCGAGCACACTTATCGCAGCTCCCTTGAGCGCACCATTCGCCATCCGTTGGCGGTGAGTCTCACTGTTATCGCCGCCCTCGGGCTCAGCGTGTGGATGATGCAAAAGGTGCCCCAGGAATTCGCCCCCCGCGAAGACAGGGGCTCCATGTTCCTCATGGTGAATGGCCCCCAGGGTGCAAGCTATGAGTACATTGAAAAGTACATGAATGAAGTGGAAGAGCGCCTGATGCCCATGGTCGAGAGCGGCGAAATCAAGCGTTTGCTTATTCGTGCACCCCGAGGTTTTGGCCGCTCGGCTGATTTCTCCAACGGTATGGCCATTATCGTGCTCGAGGATTGGTCGGCTCGCCGTAATGCTTTCGACATCATGAATGATATTCGCGGCAAACTGTCTGATTTGGCGGGTGTGCAGGCATTCCCCATTATGCGTCAGGGTTTTGGCCGCGGTGTCGGTAAACCCGTGCAGTTTGTGATTGGTGGCCCAAGCTATGAGGAGCTTGCCCAGTGGCGGGACATTCTGTTGGCCAAGGCCGCGGAAAACCCCAAACTGCTGGCGCTGGACCACGACTACAAGGAAACCAAACCTCAGTTCCGCGTGGTTATTGACCGGGACAGAGCCGCCGATCTGGGCGTATCCATCTCCCATATCGGCCGTACGCTGGAATCCATGCTGGGCTCCCGTCTGGTGACCACCTTTATGCGCGATGGTGAAGAATATGATGTCATCATTGAAGGTGACAGGGCAAAGCAGAATACGGCGCAGGATCTGTCGAACATCTATGTTCGCTCTGACCGTACCCGTGAGCTGATCCCGCTCTCGAACCTGGTGCATGTGGAGGAGTTTGCCGACGCTTCCAGTCTGAACCGCTACAACCGGATGCGTGCCATCACCATCGAAGCCAACCTGGCGGATGGTTACAGTCTGGGTGAGGCGCTGGATTATCTGAACGACATAGTACGCACCTATTTGCCTGCTGAGGCGGTGGTGAGCTATAAGGGCCAGTCCCTTGACTATCAGGAGTCCGGTAACTCCATGTACTTTGTGTTTGTGCTGGCCCTCGGGGTCGTATTCCTGGTGTTGGCCGCTCAGTTTGAGAGTTATATTCACCCTGCGGTGATTATGCTCACAGTGCCGCTCGCGACGCTGGGCGCCTTGATTGGTTTGTGGCTCACAGGACAAACCATAAATATTTACAGCCAGATAGGCATTATCATGTTGGTGGGACTGGCGGCGAAGAATGGTATTCTTATCGTGGAGTTTGCCAACCAGTTGCGTGACCGGGGCGTTGATTTTATCGAGGCACTGCTTACCGCATCTACCCAGCGCTTAAGACCCATTCTGATGACGGGTATAACCACTGCTGCCGGTGCTGTGCCCTTGGTGATGGCACAGGGCGCCGGTGCTGAAACCCGCTTTGTGATTGGTGTGGTGGTGCTGTCCGGCATCATACTGGCCACCATCTTTACCCTGATGGTTATTCCGACCGCCTATGCGCTCTTTGCACGGCATTCGGGCTCGCCCGATGCGGTGGCGCAAAAGCTGGAAGCTGAGCTTGTGGGTAAAGCCAAACGCTGA